The DNA segment GACCCATAGAGTAAGCGGGATGGAGATCGCACGACTGAAAGTGAGGACGCAAAAGCAGCGTCGAGGCAGCAATCGAAGGCATTCGTGCGATGATGAGCGACTTCGATGATTATGAGAATTTGGGAAGATGATACGACCTCACCGACTTTACTTTGCCAATCCTCGGTTTCCAGCGTTTTGCGCTGCGTGGCTCGTGGCAATCATGTTCGTGTTCGCACCAGGCGCGGCGTGGTCGTTTAAGCCCCAACCGCAACCAGGCTTCAAGACCGAGCGCCGGTTAAATTTGGGGCTCTTGGCGAACTCTTCCCCGTCCTTCTCCACCTATGCTCGGCAGGACGCGGCAAGCACCGAATTCAGCGACGCAAATCAATGTGTCGCGGGTGACGATTCGAACGCACCAGGGTGCGGATTTAGTACCGGTGCAGTTGAGGGGCTTCTCGGGTGCGCGGGGGCAGGCACGATCGCGTTTTACGGCATTCCTGGCGCAATCATCGCGATCCCGGAGTGGGGGCGCTTTATCAATGCCGGAGTGTTTTCGCTCTGGTCGCTCGCTCCAATTGGGAGTTTCGCTACTGCCATGATCGCGCCCGGGAGTCTCAGTCGCTTTAAGGTGCTCGCTGTGCACACTCCCGTTCTCTTGGGGAGCGCCGGGATGATCTATTACAACCTCGGCGTCGCTCAGAAGCATCCGGTCTGGGCACGGTCTTTGGTTCAGCTGGGTGGCGCACTTGGGATTGGAGTTGCATATATGTATGCGTGGTCCTCGGTCGTAGATCGTTGGGGAGGCACTCACGTAGAGGACTCGGGATTGAAGATTCACGCCAGTCCGGTGAGGGTGGATGTGATGTACCGTTGGTGAATGGTTGTTTTGATAGGTGATGCGGGTTTTGTCGCGTTCATGTTTTCAAATGAAAGTCGTTTTAGCACTGCGATCGATGGAGGCCCGCTGGCTCGAATCGTATTTAAAGTTCGTCTGGCTAAAAATTCTGATCCACTTTCGACATCACCATCATCGAACTCGTGGGTATGAATCACCCAACCATGCCCTCGCTGCGTTTCGAGCGTCTGCGTACTCGCACGGGTCAAGCGACATTTCACGAATGCGCGCAGCGACGACCGGGGCGCGTTTCACGAGTGTCATGGCGAGTTCACGGACTTCGTCGTTGCTGTCCCATAAGGATTCTCGTCCGAGGTCTACGCCGGCCTCGCTGCCGCTTGCTTTAAGGGCTTTAAATACTCGGGGGCGGGCCTGGCAGTAGGGGAGTTGGTAGAAGGCGCGCTCTAAAAGATCTGTGGAGCGTGGGTCGGCAATGGAGGCCAGCGCATCGATCATGCTGCAGGCTCTGTAGACCCCAAAATAATCCGCTTCGCCTTCGAGGGCTGCCGACAACGTGTCCTCTACCATCGCGCGCTCGGCAGGTGTCGCGTGGCACTCCAGGATGCGGTGTGCCGCCATGCGACGTGCGCCCGGGGAGTTCAACCACTCTCTGGCGAGTGGGAGGGTGACAAAGGCGGGAAGTCCTTCGAGGTAGCGAAAGTAGAAAGGGCGGAATGCCGTACTTTTGGACGTTGGGCCTCCGGGGTCGCGCTCCAAGGCGCGACACACCTTGTCAAGAAGCGTGGTGTTGTGTTGTCGGCCGAGTACACGAAACGCGGCTCCCGTGACGAAGCGATTAGAACTACGCGTCGCGGCGATGAGGAGCTCCACACTCCCGGGATCCCTGCGGCTATCAAGCAGAGGAATGGTGTTGAGGTAGGTTTGCCAGCTGATCTGCCGAAGGAGCGCTTCCGTGCTCATCGAAGCGTCTGGCATGGTGTTGGCGTGTTCTTGCATTCGTTCATCGTGCCTGCGACGCACCGACGCTGCGATGCGATGATGACGAGCGCTTAGATCTGCCCACCGCTCTAAACGTTCCTCATCGTATGGGTCGATCAGATCTTCGAGCTCGTGGTCGTCCAGATTCTGGCTAACGTACAGGAGGTCGGCATCGGTCAGAATGAACAGCTCATACTCGGATTCAATCTCGGCCACGGCACTGAAGATGTTTTGCCAGTGTGGGCTGTGGAGCAGCATCGAGATCTGTTCCCGTGCCTCAGCGCTACCGCGAGCAACGAGTTCGGCGAGCACCCATGCAGCAAGGGAGGGTACATCTGTTTCGTACGAAGGATTCGCACGGTAGATTGCTGCGACCGATGATGGGCAAACGTTGAGCTCGATGGCCAATCGAGCGTAGTAGCGTTGGCGGTCTTCGAGCTGCGGATCCCATCGTGGGTCGTGTTCGATGCATTGAAGTAAGAGGTCGGATGAACCGGGAGTGTTCAGCGCGTTCAGATACCCTCGACCGAGCCCACGCTGCATCTGGCCCAGGAGGGTGTCGTGATGAGCGATGGGGGCGTCTGTGAAGCTCATATAGTCAGGCACGGGCATCTCAGGCGAAGGTTCTTTTTAAACAAAAAAGGTTAACTTTGGTCAGTAGAAACGTCGAGTTGTGCAGTTAGTTGGAAGTAAGCGTTCAGCCCCCCCTACTTTCCTAGCCGTTTAAGCCAACACAAGCACCGGCGCCGCCCTTCCACCACGCAACGCTTCCATAGAAGCGGTGATGTAGTCGAGCAAGCTTCGTCCCTGGCGTCGGCAGGTTTCGGCAGCGGTCCAGAGTCGCTCCATCAGCCGCAAACCTGCTTCGCTCTTTGAGCCCCACGAGAGCTTGCGCTGAATCACCGGGCCGCGCAGGGCACGTTCGGCGCGGTTGTTTGTGGGCTCTACATCCTCGTGATCGAGGAAGGCCCAGAGCATCACGTGTTTTGCATCTTTGAGCAGCCAGATGACAAACCCGGGGGCTTTTTCATCGAGCGTTTTTGCCTCTTTGAGAAGCGTCAGCCACCTGCGCACGACCTCGTCTTTCATCCAGGACACAAACTCACCACGAGATGTTTTGCCGGATTTCACCTCGATCCAGGCCTTTTGAAACGCCTCGCTTGATGCATGCAATTTGATGCCAATGTCGCCCATTGGCCCTTCTCGTACGGCCATGGCGGTAAATTCTCGCTTTATATGAGCATGGCAAATTTGACGTTGTTCGCGGGGCAAAATGCCATATGCGTTGTAGCGATCCGTAACGAGAATTCGCTCTTTAGACTCCCCGATGGGCTCCCGGGCAAACTCTTTTCGACGACCTTCGCGAACGATGTAAACCGCCTGATTTTCGGTCTCCGTGACCCAGATCCAATAAGGGAGATTGCCCAGCCGCCAGCCCGTTTCATCAAGCCCCACAACGTTCTTTGGGTGTTGTAGAGCAACGTGAACCTGCTCAAACCCCGGCTCAAGCGCCGCCGAGACTTCTTCGAGATGTTTTTGGACCGTGCCAAGCGAACTCGGCGCGCCGATCACTTCGCTGATGAACCAATCGACCTGCCGGCGGCTGTCCCGACAGACCACCGAGAGCGCGCCGCTTAAACTTGAAAGTCTTGATCCCCAGCCACTTCCAGTAATCTCGGCGGGCAATCTTCCGCGCGTGATCTCGCCGCAGGCCGGACACTGGCAGGAAACGAGCTGGTGTTCGGTGCACTCGACCAACTTTGGCACAAGCTCAAAGACCTGATGTCGTGCCGGATGACCGGTGGCATGCTGCGCCGACAACTCCTGGCCGCAACCGCGGCAGCTGGGCGGAATGTGCTTTTTAATATGGTCGACCTAGTCTTCAGGCAACAACTCTCGGCAATGACCTTGATGCCCCGGCTGTCCTCCCGGCACCCGCCCCGAGGGCTTTTTACGCCGTCGCCTTTTTCTCGCGCGCTCATTGTCCGTGGAGGGAGGTTTTGAAGAATTCTGGGAGTTTAAGCCGAGCATCCGCTCCAACTCTGCGATGCGTTGCAGTGCTTCGCGCAGCATTTGTTTCAGCTGCGCATTCTCCGCCTCCAGCTCCGCGATGCGATCATCCCGCCAGTCTCGTGGTGTCTCGCCCATAGTTTGATAGGATCGACACCATCGCCGGCTCACCAAACAAGGCAGGGGCGTTTGGGCGCGGAAGTGGGTCAGGTGGCTGAACGCTTACTTGTGAACTTTAAGAACTACTTTACATAGCCCAACGTGTTAATGGTCGCTCTCTTTTACAATATCATCAGGTACGTTCGATGCACTCACCCCCCACGTGGCGTCTTGGCCCTCCTTTCATCTACATCTCCTCAAACGAGCGGGATCTCATCGTCTCGGCGGAGTATGGCAACGAGGGTTTCGAAGTCCGCAAGATGCGCGGGCCTCGGTGCAGAACCATCATCGAGCTCATGCACGAGTTCGGCGCCGCCCTGCAGTTCTTCGATGGCTTTGGGAACAACGGCAACGCCCTTCGGGAATGCCTCATCTACCTGGACGAATGGATGCCCGCGAAGGGCTACGTTTTGGTCTTCACCGATGCAGAACAGGTTCTAGCGGACGAGATTGTAGATCGCGACTGGTTGTTGGACGTGCTCGTGGGGGCGGGACAATGGTGGAGTGAGGCTGTGACGGGCCAGCGTCGCTTTGACAGGCCACCGGTGTTATTTAAAGCTGTGTTTGAATGCTCGCCGGGAGACCGTTCGTGGGTGGAAGTATGCGAGGAAGCGGGCTGCGGCTTCGATTATCTATAGTTCAATATTTTGAAGTGATCGGAAACTTCTGAGGTTCGATAATGACTGTGGAGCTTCGGGTTCATCGCGAGAATATTTTAAATACACTCGAACTCATTGCCGATGGCGCGGGCCAACGCGAGTATCAACGTCAAGTGCCCTTTGTGAGTGTGCCAGCCGAGTTGTTCAACCAGTGGGATGACTTTTACTATCCTGACGATGACCTTTTCCGTGAGGCGTTTTCTGACCTTGAGCTGATTGTGCTTTCGACGTTTGATAGAGTTTTCAACGATGTAGCTGATGCGATCGCGCAAGAGCTTCTTCCAATCGACGAGTTTATGAAGACGGAAGCGTGGAAGACGCTTTCTTTTGCGGCGAGGGAGGCGTTGAGTCGCATTGAAAAGGTTGGGGATGTCCAGGCGTAGGTGGAAGAGCGAAATGGCTGAGATAAAACTGATTTTTTAAATATGTAGGCTGAACACGTGGACATCGGTAAGTGAATATTTGAAAGTGTTTGACGTTAAATGAAAAGAGGGTTAAATGAAAGCAGCCTTGATTCATTATCATAGCCCTGATGCGGATGATCTTGACTCCTGGGAGCCAGAACAAAGCGATTGCTTTGGGTTTCTTCTCGAAGTGAAGATTGGGATAAGCTTTGAAAAAGGAG comes from the Lujinxingia sediminis genome and includes:
- the tnpC gene encoding IS66 family transposase, which produces MKKHIPPSCRGCGQELSAQHATGHPARHQVFELVPKLVECTEHQLVSCQCPACGEITRGRLPAEITGSGWGSRLSSLSGALSVVCRDSRRQVDWFISEVIGAPSSLGTVQKHLEEVSAALEPGFEQVHVALQHPKNVVGLDETGWRLGNLPYWIWVTETENQAVYIVREGRRKEFAREPIGESKERILVTDRYNAYGILPREQRQICHAHIKREFTAMAVREGPMGDIGIKLHASSEAFQKAWIEVKSGKTSRGEFVSWMKDEVVRRWLTLLKEAKTLDEKAPGFVIWLLKDAKHVMLWAFLDHEDVEPTNNRAERALRGPVIQRKLSWGSKSEAGLRLMERLWTAAETCRRQGRSLLDYITASMEALRGGRAAPVLVLA
- a CDS encoding DUF6444 domain-containing protein gives rise to the protein MGETPRDWRDDRIAELEAENAQLKQMLREALQRIAELERMLGLNSQNSSKPPSTDNERARKRRRRKKPSGRVPGGQPGHQGHCRELLPED
- a CDS encoding barstar family protein, which gives rise to MHSPPTWRLGPPFIYISSNERDLIVSAEYGNEGFEVRKMRGPRCRTIIELMHEFGAALQFFDGFGNNGNALRECLIYLDEWMPAKGYVLVFTDAEQVLADEIVDRDWLLDVLVGAGQWWSEAVTGQRRFDRPPVLFKAVFECSPGDRSWVEVCEEAGCGFDYL